One window from the genome of Burkholderia sp. FERM BP-3421 encodes:
- a CDS encoding fimbria/pilus periplasmic chaperone produces the protein MKFRQALRFAIASACIAWFSQLATPADASVVIGGTRVIYGASESEVTLKLSNAGQAPALVQSWVDTGDVHSAPSTIKVPFTVTPPIARIDPSKSQTLRIVYTGEPMPQDRESVFWLNVLEVPPKPSAADADMNRVQLAFRSRIKVFYRPDTLRARPRMPAQLTWRLTQVDGKPAIEAHNPTPFHVSLTAISVQLGDRSAAFDDGGMVGPGETRAFPLKGDVPDAAGARVHYTSLNDYGGAVSGETPLRSGAAATSP, from the coding sequence ATGAAGTTCCGTCAAGCACTACGATTTGCGATCGCCTCCGCGTGTATCGCGTGGTTCAGCCAATTGGCAACGCCCGCCGACGCTTCCGTGGTGATCGGCGGCACGCGCGTGATCTACGGCGCGAGCGAGTCCGAGGTCACGCTCAAACTGTCGAACGCAGGCCAGGCGCCGGCGCTCGTGCAGTCATGGGTCGATACAGGCGACGTGCACAGCGCGCCGTCCACGATCAAGGTTCCATTCACCGTCACACCGCCGATCGCGCGAATCGATCCGTCGAAGTCGCAGACGCTGCGAATCGTCTATACCGGCGAGCCGATGCCGCAGGATCGCGAGTCGGTGTTCTGGCTCAACGTGCTCGAAGTGCCCCCCAAGCCGAGCGCAGCCGACGCGGACATGAACCGGGTGCAGCTCGCATTCCGTTCGCGCATCAAGGTGTTCTATCGACCGGATACGCTCAGGGCTCGCCCGCGGATGCCGGCGCAGCTCACCTGGCGCCTCACGCAGGTCGACGGCAAGCCGGCCATCGAAGCGCATAACCCGACCCCGTTCCACGTGTCGCTGACCGCGATCAGCGTGCAGTTGGGCGACCGCAGCGCGGCTTTCGACGACGGCGGCATGGTCGGGCCGGGCGAGACGCGCGCCTTCCCGCTGAAGGGCGACGTTCCCGACGCGGCGGGCGCTCGCGTGCACTACACGTCACTCAATGACTATGGCGGCGCGGTCAGCGGCGAGACGCCGTTGCGATCCGGCGCTGCGGCGACGTCGCCGTGA
- a CDS encoding fimbrial protein, translating to MQTKIIPALLLVGAATASQIASASDGTITFNGSITAQTCTINGNGSGSNNFTVTLPQVSTSALPAAGKVAGATPFTVALTACTPASGNVHTYFEPGPTVDTATGNLVLTTGGATNVEIGLLNSDFSTIKVGAADASQNSKSVAISSAGAATLAYYAQYVATGAATAGAATSSVTYSLIYQ from the coding sequence ATGCAAACCAAAATCATTCCCGCCCTGCTGCTCGTGGGCGCCGCCACCGCTTCGCAAATCGCCTCCGCCAGTGACGGCACGATCACGTTCAACGGCAGCATCACCGCGCAAACCTGCACGATCAACGGCAACGGCAGCGGCTCGAACAACTTCACGGTCACGCTGCCGCAAGTGTCGACCAGCGCGCTGCCTGCCGCTGGCAAGGTCGCCGGCGCCACGCCGTTCACTGTCGCGCTGACGGCCTGCACGCCGGCATCGGGCAATGTCCACACCTACTTCGAACCGGGCCCGACGGTCGACACCGCCACCGGCAACCTGGTCCTGACCACGGGCGGCGCGACCAACGTCGAGATCGGCCTGCTGAACAGCGATTTCTCGACGATCAAGGTCGGCGCGGCGGACGCTTCGCAAAACTCGAAGTCGGTCGCGATCAGCTCCGCCGGCGCGGCCACGCTCGCGTACTACGCGCAGTATGTCGCCACCGGCGCCGCAACGGCTGGCGCGGCAACGTCGAGCGTGACGTACTCGCTCATTTATCAGTAA
- a CDS encoding LysR substrate-binding domain-containing protein → MGVACLPELCCADDIRGKRLLHLLGDWPCAEVPVYARYPTRRHLSPKVAAFVDLLAGRFWPPGG, encoded by the coding sequence GTGGGGGTCGCCTGCCTGCCCGAGCTTTGCTGCGCCGATGACATCCGCGGAAAGCGTCTACTGCACCTGCTCGGCGACTGGCCCTGCGCGGAAGTCCCCGTGTATGCGCGCTATCCGACGAGACGCCATCTTTCGCCCAAGGTGGCCGCCTTCGTCGATCTGCTCGCCGGGCGGTTCTGGCCGCCCGGCGGCTGA
- a CDS encoding SulP family inorganic anion transporter has translation MNFGNTPTHLPRDVFAGTVVFLVALPLCLGIAHASGVSPFAGLLAGIIGGLAVASLSGSPLSVSGPAAGLVVIVVDGIAKIGSFEAFLTAVMLSGALQCVLGRLKAGRFAAYVPSPVIKGMMAAIGLLLIVKQLPIALGLGGSGGGLAAGASLATPWGALSTVALLLGAASVAVLAAWSGPALNRYRLVRAVPGPLVVVVLGIVVVALLGERASPYALAADYRVALPLLDSFDSFRAALTWPRLDQLANPDVWRLAATLAIVASLETLLSIEALDQIDPRRRVTPTDRELRAQGVGNLLAGALGALPITSVIVRSSVNVHAGGQTRLSAILHGVLLLLSVLLLTGVLNMIPLACLAAVLIVTGAKLARPALFVEMARKGPHRFLPFVATVVGVLSTDLLIGIVLGVLCSLALSMRPYLHRTFTLVRHENYVLLSFRKDISFLAVVELKAQLQGIPDHTTIIVDATRADFIDPAVRELIDAFAVEGQARGITLQFDAEYHAMRRTRFDAGGSARASSG, from the coding sequence ATGAATTTCGGCAATACACCGACTCATCTGCCGCGCGACGTCTTCGCGGGAACCGTGGTCTTTCTCGTGGCGCTGCCGCTGTGTCTCGGCATCGCCCATGCGTCGGGCGTGAGCCCGTTCGCGGGCCTGCTCGCCGGCATCATCGGCGGGCTGGCGGTCGCGTCGCTGAGCGGCTCGCCGCTGAGCGTGAGCGGCCCGGCGGCGGGGCTCGTCGTGATCGTCGTCGACGGCATCGCGAAGATCGGCAGCTTCGAGGCCTTCCTGACCGCGGTCATGCTGTCCGGCGCGCTGCAATGCGTGCTGGGGCGGCTGAAGGCGGGCCGCTTCGCCGCCTATGTGCCGTCGCCGGTCATCAAGGGGATGATGGCGGCGATCGGCCTGCTGCTGATCGTCAAGCAGCTGCCGATCGCGCTGGGCCTGGGCGGCTCGGGAGGCGGCCTCGCGGCGGGCGCGTCGCTCGCGACGCCGTGGGGAGCGCTGTCGACCGTCGCGCTGCTGCTCGGCGCGGCGTCGGTCGCCGTGCTGGCCGCCTGGAGCGGCCCGGCGCTGAACCGGTATCGGCTGGTGCGCGCGGTGCCCGGCCCGTTGGTGGTCGTGGTGCTGGGCATCGTCGTCGTGGCGCTGCTGGGCGAGCGCGCATCGCCGTACGCGTTGGCGGCCGACTATCGCGTCGCGCTGCCCCTGCTGGATTCGTTCGACAGCTTTCGCGCCGCATTGACCTGGCCGCGCCTCGACCAGCTGGCGAATCCCGACGTGTGGCGGCTCGCGGCGACGCTCGCGATCGTGGCGAGCCTCGAAACCCTGTTGAGCATCGAAGCGCTGGACCAGATCGATCCGCGCAGGCGCGTCACGCCGACCGACCGGGAACTGCGGGCGCAGGGCGTCGGCAACCTGCTCGCGGGCGCGCTCGGTGCGCTGCCGATCACCTCGGTCATCGTGCGCAGCTCGGTGAATGTCCATGCGGGCGGGCAGACGCGTCTGTCGGCGATACTGCACGGCGTGCTGCTGCTGCTGAGCGTGCTGCTGTTGACCGGCGTGCTCAACATGATTCCGCTCGCCTGTCTGGCGGCCGTCCTGATCGTCACCGGCGCGAAGCTCGCCAGGCCCGCGCTGTTCGTCGAGATGGCGCGCAAGGGGCCCCATCGGTTCCTGCCGTTCGTCGCGACGGTCGTGGGGGTGCTGTCGACCGACCTGCTGATCGGCATCGTGCTCGGCGTGCTGTGCAGCCTGGCGCTGTCGATGCGGCCGTACCTGCACCGCACGTTCACGCTGGTCCGGCACGAGAACTACGTGCTGCTGTCGTTCAGGAAGGACATCTCCTTTCTTGCGGTGGTCGAGCTGAAGGCGCAACTGCAGGGCATTCCGGACCACACGACGATCATCGTCGACGCCACGCGCGCGGATTTCATCGATCCGGCGGTGCGCGAGCTGATCGACGCCTTTGCCGTCGAGGGCCAGGCGCGCGGGATCACGCTCCAGTTCGACGCCGAGTATCACGCGATGCGGCGAACCCGGTTCGATGCCGGTGGTTCGGCGCGGGCATCGTCGGGCTGA
- a CDS encoding carbonic anhydrase, translated as MNFSTRLRLQNIVWAHETERVAPQLLERMRQGQSPKVLWIGCSDSRVPIETITRSNPGEIFVHRNIANLVLPSDDNTMSVVEYAVHALGVDEIVVCGHDGCGGVRASLFPIRDDLPRVARRIAPLCQLAHVHHEELDRLPDGDARINRLAELNVLQQVRTLRQSDIVRNAGRPLGIHGWIFDVGSGHIRALAVDGEPAMAA; from the coding sequence ATGAACTTCTCGACAAGATTGCGCTTGCAGAACATCGTCTGGGCACACGAGACGGAGCGCGTCGCGCCCCAGCTGCTCGAACGGATGAGGCAGGGCCAGAGCCCGAAGGTATTGTGGATCGGCTGTTCCGACAGCCGCGTGCCGATCGAAACGATCACCCGCTCGAATCCCGGCGAGATCTTCGTCCATCGCAATATCGCCAACCTGGTCTTGCCGAGCGACGACAACACGATGAGCGTGGTCGAATACGCGGTCCATGCGCTCGGCGTGGACGAAATCGTCGTGTGCGGGCATGACGGGTGCGGCGGCGTGCGCGCGTCGCTGTTCCCGATCCGGGACGATCTGCCGCGCGTCGCGCGACGGATTGCGCCGCTGTGCCAGCTGGCTCACGTTCACCATGAGGAACTCGACCGCCTCCCCGACGGCGATGCGCGGATCAACCGGCTCGCCGAACTCAACGTCCTGCAGCAGGTCCGGACGCTGCGGCAATCCGACATCGTGCGCAACGCGGGCCGGCCGCTGGGCATTCACGGCTGGATCTTCGATGTCGGCAGCGGCCATATCCGGGCGCTCGCGGTCGACGGCGAGCCCGCCATGGCCGCATGA
- a CDS encoding DUF4148 domain-containing protein, producing MKAIRWIPIVAGLCAAVPAVAYDEYTPVRKTREQVYQELIQAQRDGLLPTRDVDYPPSEETILRNKELYAISYPDDVGTARSQADKVVND from the coding sequence ATGAAAGCAATTCGATGGATCCCGATCGTCGCCGGTCTGTGCGCGGCCGTTCCCGCCGTCGCCTATGACGAGTACACGCCGGTCAGGAAAACCCGCGAGCAGGTCTACCAGGAACTGATCCAGGCGCAACGCGACGGCTTGCTGCCGACGCGCGACGTCGACTACCCGCCGAGCGAGGAAACGATCCTCCGCAACAAGGAGCTTTACGCGATCTCCTATCCCGACGATGTCGGCACGGCGCGCAGCCAGGCCGACAAGGTCGTCAACGACTGA
- a CDS encoding MATE family efflux transporter, which produces MSFFDNDHGHALLKRYAALAVPTILSGWVYTIYTLIDGVFIGRYVGPQALAALNLILPLLYVPYAFSVMMGVGGATLIARLLGEGREQAARQAFSQVLWSMLAFSVVMSVLVLTFGREIAAALGAHGELAGQVNAYLSRYAWFILFANCLYAMEMFLRVEGAAAARFGLYAMIAGAFVNTALDYWFIVMRGDGMAGAALATGLSMMVSSLVMLGYHLFLATRVVPAWRPFADGVSYIGRMLYNGSSEFLGAVAPAVTVFAFNRVILANFGENGLAAYAILEYLTLGAMVTMGALVQAMQPMISFYRGAADARAVRGAFRIGAIASLAFAAVVAVVMATLSKPLTFLFLPAGGDAWSILEHAVIWYAMAFLPAAGNLIVSGYLTAIEAPGPSAVIATLRSWVLLLGVLLLLNTWLGGTAIWYTLLITEAVTLVASIGLYARRRA; this is translated from the coding sequence ATGTCATTCTTCGACAACGATCACGGTCACGCACTGCTCAAGCGCTACGCGGCGCTGGCCGTGCCCACCATCCTGTCCGGCTGGGTCTACACGATCTACACGCTGATCGACGGCGTGTTCATCGGGCGCTATGTCGGCCCGCAGGCGCTCGCGGCGCTGAACCTGATCCTGCCGCTGCTTTACGTGCCCTATGCCTTCAGCGTCATGATGGGCGTCGGCGGCGCCACGCTGATCGCCCGGCTGCTCGGCGAAGGCCGCGAGCAGGCCGCGCGGCAGGCGTTCTCGCAAGTGCTGTGGAGCATGCTGGCGTTCAGCGTCGTGATGAGCGTGCTGGTGCTGACGTTCGGCCGCGAGATCGCGGCGGCGCTCGGCGCGCACGGCGAACTTGCCGGGCAGGTCAACGCCTATCTGTCGCGCTACGCGTGGTTCATCCTGTTCGCCAATTGCCTGTATGCGATGGAGATGTTCCTGCGCGTCGAGGGCGCGGCCGCCGCGCGCTTCGGCCTGTACGCGATGATCGCCGGCGCGTTCGTCAATACCGCGCTCGACTACTGGTTCATCGTCATGCGCGGCGACGGGATGGCCGGCGCCGCGCTGGCCACGGGGCTCAGCATGATGGTGTCGAGCCTCGTCATGCTCGGCTATCACCTGTTCCTGGCCACGCGCGTCGTGCCGGCGTGGCGTCCGTTCGCCGACGGCGTGTCGTATATCGGCAGGATGCTGTACAACGGCTCGTCCGAGTTTCTCGGCGCGGTCGCCCCGGCGGTCACGGTGTTCGCGTTCAACCGCGTGATCCTCGCCAACTTCGGCGAGAACGGTCTGGCCGCCTACGCGATCCTCGAATACCTGACGCTCGGCGCGATGGTCACGATGGGGGCGCTCGTGCAGGCGATGCAGCCGATGATCAGCTTCTATCGCGGCGCGGCGGACGCGCGCGCGGTGCGCGGCGCGTTCCGGATCGGCGCGATCGCCTCGCTGGCGTTCGCGGCCGTGGTGGCGGTCGTCATGGCGACCCTGTCGAAGCCGCTGACCTTCCTGTTCCTGCCGGCCGGCGGCGATGCCTGGTCGATCCTCGAACACGCGGTCATCTGGTATGCGATGGCCTTCCTGCCGGCGGCGGGCAATCTGATCGTATCCGGCTATCTGACGGCCATCGAGGCGCCGGGGCCTTCGGCCGTGATCGCGACGCTGCGCAGCTGGGTGCTGCTGCTCGGCGTGCTGCTGCTGCTCAACACCTGGCTCGGCGGCACGGCGATCTGGTACACGCTGCTCATCACGGAAGCCGTCACGCTCGTCGCAAGCATCGGGCTGTACGCGCGCAGGCGCGCGTAG
- a CDS encoding dihydrofolate reductase family protein, whose protein sequence is MNRPYIVCHMMVSLDGKIDIRGWDFPPFAGRELAEYCRVAKLHRPDAMVFGRATVSENGDAEIGVAPRGLATAPIPRTTYRAAPASVAPLAFIIDGGGKLLWERGVFELQEGDALHVVAVLTEQVDDDYLAYLRERDVSYMFAGRHAIDIDAMLAGMRAEFGVARLVVGGGGRINGSFLDAGRIDELSILTYPVVDGRPASPGLFEGVETGPAAFAWFEHTLLDDGVTWNRYRTGR, encoded by the coding sequence ATGAACAGGCCTTACATCGTGTGTCACATGATGGTGTCGCTGGACGGCAAGATCGATATCCGCGGCTGGGACTTCCCGCCGTTCGCGGGGCGCGAGCTTGCCGAGTATTGCCGGGTGGCGAAGTTGCACCGGCCGGACGCGATGGTATTCGGCCGCGCGACCGTCAGCGAGAACGGCGACGCCGAAATCGGCGTCGCCCCGCGCGGGCTGGCCACCGCGCCGATTCCCCGGACGACGTACCGGGCCGCGCCGGCCAGCGTCGCGCCGCTCGCCTTCATCATCGATGGAGGCGGCAAGCTTCTGTGGGAGCGGGGCGTGTTCGAGTTGCAGGAGGGGGACGCTTTGCACGTGGTCGCGGTGCTGACGGAGCAGGTCGACGACGATTACCTCGCGTATCTGCGCGAGCGCGACGTGTCCTATATGTTCGCGGGTCGGCATGCGATCGACATCGACGCGATGCTGGCCGGCATGCGCGCGGAGTTCGGGGTCGCCCGGCTCGTCGTCGGCGGCGGCGGGCGCATCAACGGCAGCTTCCTCGATGCCGGCCGCATCGACGAGCTGAGCATCCTGACCTATCCGGTGGTGGATGGGCGACCCGCGTCGCCCGGCCTGTTCGAGGGCGTCGAGACCGGACCGGCCGCGTTCGCATGGTTCGAACACACGCTGCTCGACGACGGCGTGACGTGGAACCGGTATCGGACCGGACGTTAG
- a CDS encoding CesD/SycD/LcrH family type III secretion system chaperone, whose protein sequence is MSVRPPGNRCMTFSTQDIEQAHGDLLRAFFAGEDSIRISPDLDPHDLHALGVLARRRFEAGDWAVARDCYFMLARIERRNFDYWFNLGLCYQNLDRHEHAIFCLSWSDIIRVGDPRPSYHAGCSYRRIGEREYAVKAFQTARNWCGEHRVHSALKARIEHCLACHDEEE, encoded by the coding sequence GTGTCGGTCCGCCCGCCGGGAAACCGTTGCATGACATTTTCAACGCAAGACATCGAGCAGGCGCACGGCGATCTGCTGCGCGCTTTTTTCGCCGGAGAGGATTCGATCCGGATTTCGCCGGACCTCGATCCGCATGACCTGCACGCGCTCGGCGTGCTGGCGCGCCGGCGTTTCGAGGCCGGGGACTGGGCTGTCGCGCGCGACTGCTATTTCATGCTGGCGCGCATCGAGCGCCGGAACTTCGACTACTGGTTCAACCTGGGGCTTTGCTACCAGAACCTCGATCGGCACGAACACGCGATCTTTTGCCTGAGCTGGTCCGACATCATTCGCGTGGGCGATCCGCGGCCGTCCTATCATGCCGGTTGCAGTTACCGGCGAATCGGCGAGCGCGAGTATGCCGTCAAGGCGTTCCAGACCGCGCGCAACTGGTGCGGCGAACACAGGGTCCACAGCGCGTTGAAGGCGCGTATCGAGCACTGCCTCGCTTGCCACGACGAGGAGGAATGA
- a CDS encoding secretion protein, producing MQMTDGVTNYLVAQGMRPEPAYFGQSSFRVGWRVRVNELELVYRLDGDSLVICDFSAADGTDGASDAVTTFIRLVHRIERGGVPLRDVRGMLFETASNPSLNALRRRLATVLEAQGAYWREIDGDWWLHYPVAGARQ from the coding sequence ATGCAGATGACGGACGGCGTGACGAACTATCTGGTGGCGCAGGGGATGCGCCCGGAGCCGGCCTATTTCGGGCAGAGCAGCTTCCGGGTGGGATGGCGGGTGCGGGTGAACGAACTGGAGCTGGTCTACCGGCTCGACGGCGACAGCCTCGTGATCTGCGATTTCTCGGCGGCGGACGGCACCGACGGCGCGAGCGACGCCGTGACCACCTTCATTCGCCTGGTCCATCGGATCGAGCGGGGCGGCGTGCCGCTGCGGGATGTGCGCGGCATGCTGTTCGAGACCGCGTCGAATCCGTCGCTCAACGCGCTGCGCCGACGGCTCGCCACGGTGCTCGAGGCGCAGGGCGCGTACTGGCGGGAGATCGACGGCGACTGGTGGCTGCACTATCCGGTCGCGGGCGCGCGGCAGTAG
- a CDS encoding pathogenicity island effector protein: MSEITPTGRAPVSMDTLGIDSLDGFGAGSGALATINQIIARLQKIGGEMRDLERQFSETMQRIAFDRQVLALDTKRQAIEQNFDAAMATAVTQIVGGAVSALGALSGSQIATSTTDGLSKSGQGIAGVASANMTREAQQIQLQGDFESQAAERFDKTLATAVERATDASRQMRDVTRDLVSLSGQVASAVRL, translated from the coding sequence ATGAGTGAAATCACCCCCACCGGCCGCGCGCCGGTCAGCATGGACACCCTGGGCATCGATTCGCTCGACGGGTTTGGCGCGGGCAGCGGCGCGCTCGCGACGATCAACCAGATCATCGCGCGGCTGCAGAAGATCGGCGGCGAGATGCGCGATCTCGAACGCCAGTTCAGCGAAACGATGCAGCGCATCGCGTTCGACCGTCAGGTGCTGGCGCTCGACACCAAGCGGCAGGCGATCGAGCAGAACTTCGATGCGGCGATGGCGACCGCGGTGACGCAGATCGTCGGCGGCGCGGTGAGTGCGCTGGGCGCGCTGTCCGGCAGCCAGATCGCGACGTCCACGACGGACGGGCTGTCAAAGAGCGGCCAGGGGATCGCCGGCGTCGCGTCCGCGAACATGACCCGCGAGGCGCAACAGATCCAGCTGCAGGGCGATTTCGAGAGCCAGGCGGCGGAGCGCTTCGACAAGACGCTGGCCACGGCCGTCGAGCGCGCGACCGACGCGTCGCGGCAGATGCGCGACGTGACGCGCGATCTGGTGTCGCTGAGCGGCCAGGTCGCGTCCGCGGTGCGGCTCTGA
- the sctE gene encoding type III secretion system translocon subunit SctE, translated as MTIALNTAGPQGGAPIASRDPAEQAEKARAAAHAMLGGVSVIVDDVRARLPGLTGIAGRALVTMKDAAEALGRIVDKFDGAAAPAAKRGTRDPRDVGSVSMDSMLLATTLLSSQVLGNTAELKTKALSIMSAKQEEVRRQEVSEYREQIDKAIEQQQKAKKAGIFGVIFDWIIAAVEVVSGVAKIIGGALTGNVMTVAGGAMDLMAGFAGVIKATMNTLALVDEKNAEKYRAVADVAAKVQLTFEIAGAVVDVTSAARNMLLTKAIPKATTAVLKEGAEQALVTAIKEGSKDAVKSTAQAVGKEVAAQVSDQILQGIGKAALEASKKVGKDAAQKAVQQLGVNRMLESFSREAIEKMVTKSVEKVAGKAIEEGIEMSAKELTKAITRQVNQEVMAAVLKASTSIVLNATRASVGAAGKVTTGALEIERAKLQKEIDQLMLDQQWLQMCFQFYAQQKEAQTKEAKDLLEKSGEILADGSKTSKQTATLQAQIASSMV; from the coding sequence ATGACTATTGCGTTGAACACGGCAGGGCCGCAGGGCGGCGCGCCGATCGCGTCGCGCGACCCGGCGGAACAGGCCGAGAAGGCGCGCGCCGCGGCCCACGCGATGCTGGGCGGCGTCTCGGTGATCGTCGACGACGTGCGCGCCCGGCTGCCCGGCCTGACGGGCATCGCCGGCCGCGCGCTGGTGACGATGAAGGACGCCGCGGAGGCGCTCGGGCGGATCGTCGATAAATTCGACGGTGCGGCCGCGCCGGCAGCGAAGCGCGGCACGCGCGATCCGCGCGATGTCGGCAGCGTGTCGATGGATTCGATGCTGCTCGCGACCACGCTGCTGTCGTCCCAGGTGCTCGGCAACACGGCCGAGCTGAAGACCAAGGCGCTCAGCATCATGTCGGCGAAGCAGGAGGAGGTGCGCCGGCAGGAAGTCAGCGAATATCGCGAGCAGATCGACAAGGCCATCGAGCAGCAGCAGAAGGCGAAGAAGGCCGGCATCTTCGGCGTGATCTTCGACTGGATCATCGCCGCCGTCGAGGTGGTGTCGGGCGTGGCGAAGATCATCGGCGGCGCGCTGACCGGCAACGTGATGACGGTGGCGGGCGGCGCGATGGACCTGATGGCCGGATTCGCGGGCGTGATCAAGGCGACGATGAACACGCTGGCGCTCGTCGACGAGAAGAACGCGGAGAAGTACCGCGCGGTGGCCGACGTCGCCGCCAAGGTTCAGCTCACGTTCGAGATCGCGGGCGCGGTGGTCGACGTCACCAGCGCGGCGCGCAACATGCTGCTGACCAAGGCGATCCCGAAGGCGACCACCGCCGTCCTGAAGGAAGGCGCGGAGCAGGCGCTGGTGACGGCGATCAAGGAGGGCAGCAAGGACGCCGTCAAGAGCACCGCCCAGGCGGTTGGCAAGGAAGTGGCCGCGCAGGTGTCGGACCAGATCCTGCAGGGCATCGGCAAGGCCGCGCTCGAAGCGTCCAAGAAGGTCGGCAAGGATGCCGCGCAGAAGGCCGTGCAGCAGCTCGGCGTGAACCGGATGCTCGAGAGCTTCTCCCGCGAGGCGATCGAGAAGATGGTGACGAAGAGCGTCGAGAAGGTGGCCGGCAAGGCGATCGAGGAAGGCATCGAGATGTCGGCGAAGGAGCTGACCAAGGCGATCACCCGGCAGGTCAACCAGGAAGTGATGGCGGCCGTGCTGAAGGCGTCGACGTCGATCGTGCTGAACGCGACGCGCGCGTCGGTCGGCGCGGCGGGCAAGGTGACGACGGGCGCGCTCGAGATCGAGCGCGCGAAGCTCCAGAAGGAGATCGACCAGCTGATGCTCGATCAGCAGTGGTTGCAGATGTGCTTCCAGTTCTATGCGCAGCAAAAGGAGGCGCAGACCAAGGAGGCCAAGGATCTGCTCGAGAAGTCGGGCGAGATCCTCGCGGACGGCAGCAAGACTTCGAAACAAACGGCCACCTTGCAGGCGCAGATCGCCTCGTCGATGGTTTGA
- a CDS encoding SycD/LcrH family type III secretion system chaperone, which translates to MSTPLSASGDDHDVLQQFFASGGSIRMLADVDQHDLDTVFAYASQLFSAEDWAAARNFYFMLARIDHWNFDYWFWLGVCYQRLGQHEEAIFCLSRAGMIRVDDPRSSYHAGISYRLAGNLEYARKAFDAARNWCGAQPDYRALKTNIEQHLAQCEQEG; encoded by the coding sequence ATGTCCACACCACTATCTGCGTCCGGGGACGATCACGACGTACTGCAGCAGTTCTTCGCGTCGGGCGGGTCGATCCGGATGCTCGCCGACGTCGACCAGCACGACCTGGACACCGTATTCGCCTACGCGAGCCAGCTGTTCAGCGCCGAAGACTGGGCGGCCGCGCGCAATTTCTATTTCATGCTGGCGCGCATCGATCACTGGAATTTCGATTACTGGTTCTGGCTGGGCGTGTGCTATCAGCGCCTCGGCCAGCATGAAGAGGCGATTTTCTGCCTGAGCCGCGCGGGGATGATCCGCGTCGACGACCCGCGTTCGTCGTACCACGCGGGCATCAGCTACCGCCTGGCGGGCAATCTCGAGTATGCGCGCAAGGCGTTCGACGCCGCGCGCAACTGGTGCGGGGCGCAGCCGGATTATCGCGCGCTCAAGACGAACATCGAACAGCACTTGGCACAGTGCGAGCAGGAGGGATGA
- a CDS encoding secretion protein EspA, with amino-acid sequence MTSISNQPVQFQMSPPVSGSEAGGHNVKNSHPIGDSIAMMLVIMDLLSRQTSAKLDDMQKKSNISRDAQDMANKVEASLAKLVKADDKTTLDDSVVKYLRDNNILVNDKTIDEFLADKKDGKLDKADLMSVKAALESVAGRASDFVQQSQLKMQQLMQNYNTAVQMINSLQSMLAESTKGIASAIR; translated from the coding sequence ATGACCTCCATCAGCAATCAGCCGGTTCAGTTCCAGATGTCCCCGCCCGTATCGGGCAGCGAAGCCGGCGGCCACAACGTGAAGAATTCGCACCCGATCGGCGACAGCATCGCGATGATGCTGGTGATCATGGATCTGCTGAGCCGGCAGACGAGCGCGAAGCTCGACGACATGCAAAAGAAGTCGAACATCTCGCGCGATGCGCAGGACATGGCGAACAAGGTCGAGGCGTCGCTCGCGAAGCTCGTCAAGGCCGACGACAAGACGACGCTGGACGACAGCGTGGTCAAGTACCTGCGCGACAACAACATTCTCGTCAACGACAAGACGATCGACGAGTTCCTGGCCGACAAGAAGGACGGCAAGCTCGACAAGGCGGACCTGATGTCGGTGAAGGCGGCGCTGGAATCGGTGGCGGGCCGGGCATCGGATTTCGTGCAGCAGAGCCAGCTCAAGATGCAGCAGCTGATGCAGAACTACAACACGGCGGTGCAGATGATCAACAGCCTGCAGAGCATGCTGGCCGAATCGACCAAGGGCATCGCTTCGGCGATCCGCTAA